A stretch of the Salmo salar chromosome ssa20, Ssal_v3.1, whole genome shotgun sequence genome encodes the following:
- the LOC100306824 gene encoding vacuolar protein sorting-associated protein 33A isoform X1, with the protein MSSGQHPRGSEDKMHSPRDFHILFVPRRSMLCEQRLKEQGVLGSFINIDEYILDLIPYDGDLLSMESEGAFRECYLESDQTSLYHTAKGLMTLQALYGTIPQIFGKGECARHVANMMLRMKREFAGSQTQILPVFDSLLLLDRNIDLLTPLATQLTYEGLIDEVYGITNGYVKLPPEKFAAQKKQGEVGKDLPTEPKKMQLNSAEELYAEIRDKNFNAIGAALSKKAKIISAAFEERHNAKTVGEIKQFVSQLPHMQAARSSLANHTSIAELIKDITTSEAFFDNLTVEQEFMTGVDTDKVNTYIEDCIAQKDPLIKILRLVCMQSVCNNGLKQKILDYYKREILQTYGYEHMLTLNNLEKTGLLKPQTGTRNIYPTIRKTLKLWMEDANEQNPNDISYVYSGYAPLSIRLTQVLARPGWRSIEEVLKMLPGPHFEERQQLPAGLHKKRQQGESRTTLVFFLGGVTYAEIAALRFLSQMEDGGTEYIIATTKLINGTSWIKSLMDRPEAP; encoded by the exons TGAGGATAAGATGCATTCCCCACGTGACTTCCACATCCTGTTTGTGCCCCGGCGGAGCATGCTTTGTGAGCAGCGGCTGAAGGAGCAGGGGGTCCTGGGCTCGTTCATCAACATAGACGAGTACATCCTAGACCTCATCCCTTATGATGGAGACTTGCTCTCCATGGAGTCTGAGGGGGCCTTCAGG GAATGCTATCTAGAAAGTGACCAGACAAGTCTGTACCACACCGCCAAGGGCCTTATGACTCTCCAGGCTCTGTATGGGACCATCCCCCAGATATTTGGGAAAGGGGAGTGTGCACGG CATGTAGCTAATATGATGCTTAGGATGAAGAGGGAGTTTGCTGGCAGTCAGACTCAGATCCTGCCTGTGTTTGACTCACTGCTGCTGCTGGACCGCAACATAGACCTGCTTACCCCTCTGGCCACACAGCTCACCTATGAGGGCCTCATTGATGAAGTTTATGGAATCACCAACG GTTATGTGAAGTTGCCTCCGGAGAAGTTTGCTGCCCAAAAGAAGCAGGGTGAGGTGGGTAAAGACCTGCCCACCGAGCCCAAGAAGATGCAGCTCAACTCAGCGGAGGAGCTGTATGCTGAGATACGGGACAAAAACTTCAATGCCATAGGGGCTGCACTGAGCAAGAAGGCCAAGATCATCTCTGCTGCCTTTGAG GAGCGACATAATGCCAAAACAGTTGGCGAGATAAAGCAGTTTGTGTCCCAGCTGCCCCACATGCAGGCAGCACGGAGCTCGCTGGCCAATCACACCTCCATAGCTGAACTCATAAAGGACATCACCA cCTCAGAGGCCTTCTTTGATAACCTGACAGTGGAGCAGGAGTTTATGACTGGAGTTGACACAGACAAG GTTAACACATATATTGAGGACTGTATTGCCCAGAAGGATCCTCTGATCAAAATCTTGCGGCTGGTCTGTATGCAGTCAGTCTGCAACAACGGCCTCAAGCAGAAGATATTGGACTACTACAAGAGAGAGATCCTGCAg ACATATGGATACGAACACATGCTTACCCTCAACAACCTGGAGAAGACAGGTCTTCTGAAGCCCCAGACAGGCACCAGGAATATCTACCCCACTATCAGAAAGACACTCAAGCTTTGGATGGAGGATGCCAACGAACAG AACCCCAATGACATCTCCTATGTGTACAGTGGTTATGCTCCTCTCAGCATCCGTCTGACCCAGGTGTTGGCCAGGCCCGGCTGGCGCAGCATCGAGGAAGTTCTGAAGATGCTCCCTGGTCCACACTTTGAGGAGAGACAACAGCTGCCTGCTGGTCTCCATAAGAAAC GCCAGCAGGGGGAGAGCAGGACCACCCTGGTGTTCTTTCTGGGAGGGGTGACATATGCAGAAATTGCTGCCCTGCGCTTCCTGTCTCAGATGGAGGATGGTGGCACAGAGTACATCATTGCTACTACCAAGCTCATCAATGGTACCAGCTGGATCAAGTCTCTGATGGACCGCCCGGAGGCCCCCTGA